Proteins encoded within one genomic window of Chlorobaculum sp. MV4-Y:
- a CDS encoding DHA2 family efflux MFS transporter permease subunit — protein MSENTATATSAAQTAEHHYETGIRKWIITATVIVAAMLELIDTTIVNVAINHISGNLGASIEDVSWVVTSYAIANVIVIPLSGFLGNLFGRRNYFIGSILLFTAASLLCGMATNIWTLVLFRFIQGIGGGALLPTSQAILYETFKPEERGAATGIFSMGLVLGPTIGPLLGGWLVDYFAWKWCFFVNIPVGLLAAWAALTYVKEPRVTHSVEKIDWAGIGLLSVGIGSLQFVLERGESKDWFETPYITWFTIIAVVSLVSFVWHELHTEHPAVDLSVLGRSKNLAIGAVLTFIVGFGLYGSLFVFPVFVQRLLGFTALLTGLVLFPSAMLTGVISMPLGIAVQKGVSPKALMGFGMVAFFWFCWELGNQTLQSGAENFFLILLIRGLALGFIFIPVTMLAVTGLHGKDIGQATGLNNMVRQLGGSFGIAITNTYVAQRVAAHRTELLGHLSPYDPAAVERLEGMKQMLGQHMLSPIEAKQSALAALEAIVTRQSYHLAYMDAFKMIAILFAVCLPLLLFIRVDKKETVDMSSVH, from the coding sequence ATGTCAGAGAATACTGCAACAGCCACGTCGGCTGCCCAGACGGCGGAGCACCATTACGAAACCGGGATCAGGAAGTGGATCATCACCGCCACGGTCATCGTGGCCGCGATGCTCGAACTGATCGACACCACCATCGTCAACGTCGCCATCAACCACATCAGCGGCAACCTCGGTGCGAGCATCGAGGATGTCTCTTGGGTGGTGACGAGTTACGCCATCGCCAACGTGATCGTCATCCCGTTGTCGGGATTTCTCGGCAACCTTTTCGGACGTCGGAACTACTTCATCGGCTCGATCCTGCTCTTCACCGCCGCTTCGCTGCTCTGCGGCATGGCGACGAACATCTGGACACTGGTGCTCTTCCGCTTCATCCAGGGTATCGGTGGCGGAGCGCTCCTGCCGACCTCGCAGGCGATCCTTTACGAAACCTTCAAGCCCGAAGAGCGCGGCGCGGCGACCGGCATCTTTTCGATGGGCCTCGTGCTCGGCCCGACCATCGGCCCACTGCTCGGCGGCTGGCTGGTGGACTACTTCGCCTGGAAGTGGTGCTTTTTCGTGAACATTCCGGTTGGCCTGCTCGCAGCTTGGGCCGCACTAACCTACGTCAAGGAGCCGAGGGTAACGCATTCGGTCGAAAAGATCGACTGGGCGGGCATCGGCCTGCTCTCCGTCGGCATCGGCTCACTCCAGTTCGTCCTCGAACGTGGCGAGTCGAAGGACTGGTTTGAAACGCCATACATCACCTGGTTCACCATCATCGCCGTGGTCTCCCTCGTCTCTTTCGTGTGGCACGAGCTGCACACCGAGCACCCAGCGGTCGATCTCTCCGTGCTTGGCCGAAGCAAGAACCTGGCCATCGGCGCGGTACTGACCTTCATCGTCGGCTTCGGTTTGTACGGTTCGCTCTTCGTCTTTCCGGTCTTCGTGCAGCGCCTGCTCGGCTTCACGGCGCTGCTGACGGGTCTGGTGCTCTTTCCCAGCGCCATGCTCACCGGCGTCATCTCCATGCCGCTCGGCATCGCGGTGCAAAAAGGGGTATCCCCGAAAGCCCTCATGGGGTTTGGCATGGTCGCCTTTTTCTGGTTTTGCTGGGAGCTGGGCAACCAGACGCTGCAATCGGGCGCTGAAAACTTTTTCCTGATCCTGCTCATTCGCGGCCTCGCGCTCGGCTTCATCTTCATTCCAGTGACAATGCTCGCCGTCACAGGCCTACACGGCAAGGACATCGGGCAGGCGACCGGCCTGAACAACATGGTGCGCCAACTCGGGGGTTCGTTCGGCATCGCCATCACCAACACCTACGTCGCCCAGCGCGTGGCCGCGCACCGCACGGAGCTGCTCGGCCATCTGTCGCCCTACGACCCTGCCGCCGTCGAACGGTTGGAGGGAATGAAGCAGATGCTTGGCCAGCACATGCTCTCGCCGATCGAAGCGAAACAGAGCGCATTGGCCGCACTCGAAGCCATCGTCACCCGCCAGAGCTACCACCTGGCCTACATGGACGCCTTCAAAATGATCGCCATCCTCTTCGCTGTCTGCCTGCCACTGCTGCTCTTTATCAGGGTGGACAAAAAAGAGACGGTGGACATGTCATCGGTGCACTGA
- a CDS encoding HlyD family secretion protein, translating to MAIFGILLAIGVIWGGMKLVRSFSYEDTDDAQIVGNIYPVIPRVPGKVVEVLAEDNQSVKKGDVLVRIDTSDYQIRRDMAEAQLLRARAAVSAAQAEIVAAGATQQKLNADLRRSRNLQKQDVISRAELDAATAGATASTAQHAAAGDNYKAALAQAKLAKAELKSAELQLSWATITAPADGKVSKKNVQPGQYVTPGQQLIAIVGSSELWVVANFKETQLAHMRPGQKVIVRVDAFPGKEIKGHVDSISAGTGAEFALLPPDNASGNFVKVTQRVPVKIVFDEKPSLPLAAGMNVIVEVKVK from the coding sequence ATGGCGATATTCGGCATTTTGCTCGCCATCGGCGTCATCTGGGGTGGCATGAAACTCGTCCGTTCGTTCAGCTACGAAGACACCGACGACGCACAGATCGTTGGAAACATCTACCCGGTCATTCCGCGCGTGCCGGGCAAGGTTGTCGAGGTGCTCGCCGAAGACAACCAGAGCGTCAAAAAGGGCGACGTGCTCGTCCGCATCGACACTTCGGACTACCAGATCCGGCGCGACATGGCCGAAGCGCAGCTCCTGAGAGCGCGGGCGGCAGTGTCGGCGGCGCAGGCTGAAATCGTGGCCGCGGGCGCAACGCAGCAAAAGCTCAATGCCGATCTTCGCCGGAGCCGCAACCTCCAGAAGCAGGATGTGATCTCACGCGCCGAACTCGATGCCGCCACGGCGGGCGCAACCGCCTCGACGGCGCAACACGCCGCTGCTGGCGACAACTACAAAGCCGCGCTCGCCCAGGCAAAGCTCGCCAAAGCCGAGCTGAAAAGCGCCGAACTCCAGCTTTCATGGGCAACCATTACCGCTCCAGCTGACGGCAAGGTCTCGAAAAAGAACGTCCAGCCCGGTCAGTACGTGACTCCCGGCCAGCAGCTCATTGCCATCGTCGGCAGCAGCGAGTTGTGGGTTGTGGCCAATTTCAAGGAGACGCAGCTCGCACACATGCGCCCCGGCCAGAAGGTGATCGTCAGGGTCGATGCCTTTCCCGGCAAGGAAATCAAAGGCCATGTCGATTCGATCTCCGCAGGAACGGGCGCCGAGTTCGCTCTGCTTCCGCCCGATAACGCCAGCGGCAACTTCGTGAAGGTGACCCAGCGCGTGCCGGTCAAGATCGTCTTCGACGAAAAACCCAGCCTGCCGCTTGCCGCAGGTATGAATGTGATTGTCGAAGTGAAGGTGAAGTGA
- a CDS encoding universal stress protein codes for MMKNHAKPSRIMLCPVDFSPLSERALRHAAEHCLGDTELIVLHVGNAASGDRGTLLKEHLHHFSRYSDILSTFRCQVRFAVEYGSPASTIIEYASKTGAYMIVLGSHGSSDLGRLLVGSTAESVMRHAPCPVLVLHSPEPVDEAKAVHQKQKKQSCKHQRQIYYPWQKRSNPIHRHRPAKRANQNRSARGCAWRYSAFCSPSASSGVA; via the coding sequence ATGATGAAAAACCATGCGAAACCATCGAGAATTATGCTCTGCCCGGTTGATTTCTCGCCATTGTCCGAAAGAGCACTGCGTCATGCCGCCGAGCACTGTTTGGGCGATACCGAGCTGATCGTGCTGCATGTTGGCAACGCCGCTTCAGGTGACCGGGGCACGCTGCTCAAGGAGCACCTGCACCACTTTTCGAGATATTCGGATATTCTTTCGACCTTCCGTTGCCAGGTGCGCTTCGCCGTGGAATACGGCTCACCCGCCTCGACCATCATCGAATATGCGTCGAAAACCGGGGCTTATATGATCGTACTCGGCTCGCACGGCTCGAGCGATCTGGGACGCCTGCTGGTCGGTAGCACCGCTGAATCGGTGATGCGCCACGCGCCGTGCCCGGTGCTGGTGCTCCACTCGCCGGAACCCGTCGATGAAGCGAAAGCGGTTCATCAAAAACAAAAGAAGCAATCCTGTAAACACCAACGACAGATTTACTATCCATGGCAGAAACGCAGCAATCCAATCCACAGACACCGGCCAGCGAAGCGGGCAAACCAAAACAGGAGCGCTCGTGGGTGCGCATGGCGATATTCGGCATTTTGCTCGCCATCGGCGTCATCTGGGGTGGCATGA
- a CDS encoding TolC family protein produces MKKRNTIAAALLIAVSFSANKPLLAAEAGATPLTLDEALRMTREHNPKARQATEEVKAADEKVTESRSAWFPQISGKAGYHYLDPVSEISFGGTAMKFMPNDNYDAHITAEMMLFDFGRTASTVDMAKAGRNSALIRQDMTLRDLSLATVQTFYSILFLQEAVKVQEKEVTALQTNLNHMQKRYDQGAATRFDLLTTQVRLASAANRKIDYENKLRNQEITLRRLCGLDENAPLSLTGSFDISAADMDADKLAASALDHRPEVMLARENLKAAAYKKNLATREFLPKLVGSASWGTQNGYVPDLGKMRTNVAAGIELQVPIFDGFRKSAALREATAMKRSAEQQRLDAEQMSQAEVRQSVNDLQNSREKIETTRLQVSQADLAAKHARIRYDNGLATTLDLLDAEAALAEAELANLQARYEYVMNAYSVRRAAGDLIER; encoded by the coding sequence ATGAAGAAAAGAAATACCATCGCCGCTGCACTCCTGATCGCCGTTTCGTTTTCGGCGAACAAGCCATTGCTGGCGGCTGAAGCCGGCGCCACGCCGCTGACGCTCGACGAGGCGTTGCGCATGACTCGCGAACACAACCCGAAAGCCCGGCAAGCCACCGAAGAGGTCAAGGCCGCCGATGAGAAAGTGACGGAAAGCCGAAGCGCCTGGTTCCCGCAAATTTCGGGCAAGGCGGGCTACCACTACCTCGATCCGGTCTCCGAGATATCTTTCGGCGGCACCGCTATGAAGTTCATGCCGAACGACAACTACGACGCGCACATCACCGCCGAGATGATGCTGTTCGATTTCGGACGTACCGCAAGCACTGTCGATATGGCCAAGGCTGGGCGAAACTCCGCGCTCATCCGGCAGGATATGACTCTTCGCGACCTTTCGCTGGCCACCGTCCAGACCTTCTACTCCATACTCTTTTTGCAGGAGGCGGTCAAGGTACAAGAAAAGGAGGTCACAGCTCTGCAAACGAACCTAAATCACATGCAGAAGCGCTATGACCAGGGCGCAGCCACCCGCTTCGACCTGCTGACGACCCAGGTACGGCTTGCGAGTGCAGCAAACCGCAAAATCGACTACGAGAACAAACTCCGGAATCAGGAGATCACGCTGCGCCGTCTCTGCGGCCTCGATGAAAACGCGCCGCTGAGCCTGACGGGCTCGTTCGATATTTCGGCTGCTGACATGGATGCCGACAAGCTTGCGGCCTCTGCGCTGGACCACCGGCCGGAGGTGATGCTCGCCCGCGAGAACCTCAAGGCGGCGGCGTACAAAAAAAATCTGGCCACCCGGGAGTTCCTGCCGAAGCTCGTGGGCAGCGCTTCCTGGGGCACGCAGAACGGCTATGTGCCCGACCTCGGCAAAATGCGCACCAACGTTGCGGCGGGCATCGAACTTCAGGTGCCGATCTTCGACGGATTCCGCAAAAGCGCCGCGCTCAGGGAAGCCACGGCTATGAAGCGCTCGGCGGAGCAGCAAAGGCTTGACGCCGAACAAATGAGCCAAGCTGAGGTTCGCCAGTCGGTCAACGACCTGCAAAACAGCCGGGAGAAGATCGAGACGACCCGCCTTCAGGTCTCGCAGGCTGACCTCGCGGCCAAACACGCACGAATCCGCTACGACAACGGCCTCGCCACGACACTCGACCTGCTCGACGCCGAAGCAGCGCTGGCCGAAGCGGAGCTGGCGAACTTGCAGGCACGCTATGAATATGTGATGAACGCCTATTCGGTCAGACGCGCCGCTGGCGATTTGATCGAGCGATAA
- a CDS encoding sigma 54-interacting transcriptional regulator: MTATTLPEALRLMQYIGDAIGTIRDPQELFRTVTDKLRLLFAFDSAVIITIDRERREASVFFEMLRFELPEELRVQKRSVAGTWLEGHLDDREVTVASIARDIPSFGADDAPLLWTLHEMGMRQIVLSPLRSGGRVIGFLNFVSKEEEVWSESDKSLLAGVSSSIAIAVSNAFAYEELRQREAETAMQLAINNALFTIKDRSQMLLTVCQQISRLVPCSFLGIRVVGEDGCYRIFDNFMREPGNAFAPFSPLEQLEMSVDDPVARESVAVLSRPGVYSGEQFDELCREFRLVGMVRDRFGISSSIIVQLWDVPGSRAGLIISGIGVLLGEKELATVQLIVPQLALALQNYLAFDEIDRLRRKLEGERTYLVEEIREAHNFEEIVGQSAPLAEVLRRVSQVAPTDATVLIEGETGTGKELIARAIHNLSPRKDRMLVRVNCAALPASLIESELFGHEKGSFTGAVERRIGKFELADGGTIFLDEIGELPLELQAKLLRVLQEKELERIGGRRVIPVDVRVIAATNRDLGKEVAAGRFREDLYFRLNAFPLSLPPLRERRDDIPVLAMHFARKFAREFGKPERAIRERDMRELVSREWRGNIRELSHCIEQAVIVSEEDTLDFSTALPPRSEQVPLSAPSAIMTMAELEEEMRGMERKLILDALDRAGGRVSGEGGAAELLKINAKTLYSRIEKLSLRKRYGAG; this comes from the coding sequence ATGACTGCCACCACTTTGCCCGAGGCTCTTCGGCTGATGCAGTATATCGGCGACGCCATCGGCACCATCCGCGACCCGCAGGAGCTGTTCCGCACTGTGACCGACAAACTGCGCCTTCTCTTTGCGTTCGACTCGGCGGTCATCATTACCATCGACCGGGAGCGGCGCGAGGCGAGCGTCTTTTTCGAGATGCTGCGCTTCGAGTTGCCCGAAGAGCTTCGGGTGCAGAAGCGCTCCGTCGCGGGCACCTGGCTCGAAGGCCACCTTGACGACCGCGAGGTGACGGTCGCCAGCATTGCCCGCGATATTCCTTCGTTCGGCGCGGATGACGCGCCGCTGCTCTGGACGCTGCATGAGATGGGGATGCGCCAGATCGTGCTCTCGCCGCTGCGCTCCGGCGGGCGGGTGATCGGCTTCCTCAACTTTGTCTCGAAGGAGGAGGAGGTGTGGAGCGAGAGCGACAAGTCGCTGCTTGCCGGGGTCTCCTCCTCCATCGCCATCGCGGTCAGCAATGCGTTTGCCTACGAAGAACTGCGCCAGAGGGAGGCCGAGACCGCCATGCAGCTGGCCATCAACAACGCGCTCTTTACGATCAAGGATCGCAGCCAGATGCTGCTCACGGTCTGCCAACAGATCAGCCGCCTTGTGCCTTGCTCCTTTCTCGGCATCCGGGTGGTGGGCGAGGACGGCTGTTACCGGATTTTCGATAATTTCATGCGCGAGCCGGGCAACGCCTTCGCCCCATTCTCGCCGCTCGAACAGCTCGAAATGAGCGTCGATGATCCCGTTGCGCGGGAGAGCGTCGCGGTGCTGTCGCGCCCCGGCGTCTATTCGGGCGAGCAGTTCGACGAGCTGTGCCGGGAGTTCCGCCTTGTCGGCATGGTGCGCGACCGCTTTGGCATCAGTTCGAGCATCATTGTGCAGCTCTGGGATGTGCCCGGCAGCCGCGCGGGGCTGATCATTTCAGGCATCGGCGTGTTGCTTGGCGAAAAGGAGCTCGCGACGGTGCAGCTTATCGTGCCGCAACTTGCGCTCGCTTTGCAGAACTACCTCGCCTTCGACGAGATCGATCGCCTGCGCCGCAAGCTCGAAGGCGAGCGCACGTACCTGGTTGAGGAGATTCGCGAGGCGCACAACTTCGAAGAAATCGTCGGCCAGAGCGCCCCGCTTGCCGAAGTGTTGCGGCGCGTCAGCCAGGTCGCGCCAACCGACGCTACCGTGCTGATCGAGGGGGAAACCGGCACCGGCAAGGAGCTCATCGCGCGTGCGATTCACAACCTTTCTCCGCGCAAGGACCGGATGCTGGTCAGGGTCAACTGTGCGGCGCTGCCCGCTTCGCTGATCGAATCTGAGCTGTTCGGCCACGAAAAAGGGAGCTTCACCGGCGCTGTCGAACGGCGTATCGGCAAGTTCGAGCTCGCCGACGGAGGGACCATCTTTCTCGACGAAATCGGCGAGTTGCCGCTAGAGTTGCAGGCCAAGTTGCTGCGGGTGTTGCAGGAGAAGGAGCTGGAGCGCATCGGCGGACGGCGTGTGATTCCGGTCGATGTGCGCGTCATTGCCGCCACCAACCGTGACCTCGGAAAAGAGGTGGCCGCCGGGCGCTTCCGCGAAGACCTCTACTTCCGGCTTAACGCCTTTCCGCTTTCGCTGCCCCCGCTCCGGGAGCGGCGCGATGACATTCCTGTGCTTGCCATGCACTTCGCCCGCAAGTTCGCCCGCGAGTTTGGCAAGCCGGAACGAGCCATCCGAGAACGCGACATGCGAGAGCTGGTCTCGCGCGAGTGGCGGGGCAACATCCGGGAACTTTCCCACTGCATCGAGCAGGCGGTGATCGTTTCCGAAGAAGACACGCTGGACTTTTCCACGGCGCTGCCGCCACGAAGTGAACAGGTTCCGCTGTCCGCACCATCGGCGATCATGACGATGGCGGAGCTCGAAGAGGAGATGCGAGGCATGGAGCGCAAGCTCATTCTTGACGCCCTCGATCGCGCCGGAGGACGGGTCAGCGGCGAAGGAGGTGCTGCGGAGCTGCTGAAGATCAACGCCAAGACGCTCTATTCCCGCATCGAAAAGCTGAGTTTACGCAAACGTTACGGGGCGGGGTGA
- a CDS encoding Abi family protein, whose protein sequence is MHYNKQSISLPQQIQQLKSRGLCITDESAAEHHLRNISYYRLAGYWWPMQSDKVNHVFKPNSRFEDVIALYSFDSDLRLLVFKAIERIEIGLRTRMINHLSQEIDPWWFENQAIFTDQKAFTTNLSSLDRELRKSREVFIQEHFKKYHADHRRPPAWKSLEVASFGLLSKRYGNLKPGIKSKDTIASELGTVNHTFLKSWLQSISQIRNICAHHSRLWNKNLPGRPKLMANPPLLWVLNSPHVLKHHQLYVHLCCMKYLLDAISPGHRFPRRLKHLFQPYRTVDQNALGFPAQWQADPFWQ, encoded by the coding sequence ATGCATTACAACAAGCAATCCATCTCTCTTCCTCAACAGATTCAGCAGTTGAAATCGAGAGGTCTCTGCATCACTGACGAGTCAGCTGCCGAGCACCATCTGAGAAACATCAGTTATTACAGGCTTGCTGGATACTGGTGGCCCATGCAGTCAGACAAGGTCAACCACGTTTTCAAACCAAACAGCCGGTTTGAGGATGTCATTGCCTTGTACAGTTTTGATAGCGATTTGAGACTTCTAGTGTTCAAAGCTATCGAACGCATCGAGATTGGCCTTCGTACAAGGATGATTAACCATCTTTCTCAGGAAATAGACCCTTGGTGGTTTGAAAATCAGGCGATCTTCACTGATCAAAAGGCTTTTACGACGAATCTGAGTTCTCTTGATCGAGAACTGCGAAAATCAAGGGAAGTTTTCATCCAAGAGCATTTTAAGAAGTATCACGCCGATCATCGGCGCCCTCCGGCATGGAAGTCTCTTGAAGTTGCGAGTTTTGGGTTGTTATCCAAGCGATATGGGAATCTCAAGCCAGGGATCAAATCGAAAGACACGATCGCAAGTGAGTTGGGTACGGTCAATCATACTTTTCTGAAAAGCTGGCTTCAGTCCATTTCGCAAATCCGCAATATCTGCGCGCATCACAGCAGGTTGTGGAACAAAAACCTGCCGGGACGACCTAAACTGATGGCGAATCCTCCCTTGCTATGGGTTCTTAATTCTCCGCATGTTTTAAAACATCACCAGCTCTATGTGCATCTGTGTTGCATGAAGTATCTGCTTGATGCGATCAGTCCGGGACATCGGTTTCCGAGACGCCTGAAACATCTTTTTCAGCCATATCGAACGGTGGATCAGAATGCGCTCGGTTTTCCTGCACAATGGCAGGCCGATCCATTCTGGCAGTGA
- a CDS encoding DUF4412 domain-containing protein: protein MKTITRRLFAAVLVPGLLLLSACGKKDSSAPGPAGVDQAAPAIAGPFTGVLTMKTTIPKAGTSDMKLYIGPKGMRAESKTSIGAHGGEVSMTILSLKDSPDKVYMINGETGACMELDVSKVKKQPGGDPYENAKIENLGKERVNGFDCNHVRISWADKKSTIDLWVSKDILDYFAYAKMQGSDDQTNTQLAEKLKAAGLDGFPVKTLISPEGVVTELVKAERITPDDKLFEVPANCTKLKIPEVPSAPQGMSKEKIKELQEFGRKMQQQMKQE from the coding sequence ATGAAAACCATCACCCGTCGATTGTTTGCTGCCGTGCTGGTGCCGGGTCTGTTGTTGCTCTCGGCATGCGGCAAGAAAGATTCCAGTGCTCCCGGTCCCGCCGGTGTCGATCAGGCGGCTCCCGCCATAGCCGGTCCCTTTACCGGTGTTCTTACCATGAAGACTACCATCCCCAAGGCCGGAACGAGCGATATGAAGCTTTACATCGGCCCGAAAGGGATGCGCGCCGAAAGCAAGACCAGCATCGGTGCTCACGGTGGAGAGGTGTCCATGACCATCCTTTCGCTGAAAGACAGTCCTGACAAGGTTTACATGATTAACGGTGAGACCGGCGCCTGCATGGAGCTTGATGTGTCGAAGGTGAAAAAGCAGCCGGGCGGCGACCCGTACGAGAATGCCAAGATAGAAAACCTGGGCAAGGAGCGGGTCAACGGCTTCGACTGCAACCATGTCCGGATTTCGTGGGCTGACAAGAAGAGCACCATCGACCTCTGGGTGAGCAAGGATATTCTCGACTATTTCGCCTATGCCAAAATGCAGGGGTCAGATGATCAGACGAACACTCAGCTTGCCGAAAAGCTGAAGGCTGCCGGTCTCGACGGCTTCCCGGTCAAGACGCTGATTTCGCCAGAGGGCGTGGTGACAGAGCTGGTGAAAGCCGAGCGAATCACGCCGGATGACAAGCTCTTCGAGGTGCCAGCCAACTGCACCAAGCTGAAGATTCCCGAAGTCCCCAGTGCGCCACAGGGCATGTCCAAAGAGAAGATAAAAGAGCTGCAGGAGTTTGGCCGCAAGATGCAGCAGCAGATGAAGCAGGAGTGA
- a CDS encoding proton-conducting transporter membrane subunit, with the protein MWLRRASSLILVGAFTKSAQFPFHFWLPDAMAAPSPVSAYLHSATMVKAGIYLIARFNHDIGGTALWQDTILFTGAATMIFAGLLSYRQSDLKRLLAYSTLSVLGTLVMLLGIGSKLAIKAFFIYLIAHSLYKGTLFLVAGTLDHETGTRDVLKLGGLWKAMPVTAALASFSMMGVIPR; encoded by the coding sequence ATGTGGCTTCGTCGCGCTTCGTCGCTGATTCTCGTCGGCGCGTTCACCAAATCGGCGCAGTTTCCGTTCCACTTCTGGCTGCCCGACGCGATGGCTGCGCCCTCACCGGTGAGCGCCTACCTGCACTCGGCTACGATGGTGAAGGCGGGCATCTACCTCATTGCGCGCTTCAACCACGACATCGGCGGCACGGCGCTCTGGCAGGATACGATCCTCTTTACCGGCGCGGCGACCATGATTTTCGCCGGACTGCTTTCCTACCGCCAGAGCGACCTGAAGCGGCTGCTCGCCTACTCGACCCTGAGCGTGCTCGGTACGCTCGTGATGCTGCTCGGCATCGGCTCGAAGCTGGCGATCAAGGCTTTTTTCATCTACCTGATCGCCCACTCGCTCTACAAGGGCACGCTGTTTCTGGTGGCCGGAACGCTCGACCATGAGACCGGCACGCGCGATGTCTTGAAGCTTGGCGGCCTGTGGAAGGCGATGCCGGTGACGGCGGCGCTGGCGTCATTTTCGATGATGGGGGTGATTCCCCGTTGA
- the mbhE gene encoding hydrogen gas-evolving membrane-bound hydrogenase subunit E, with product MEGDAGDGGAGVIFDDGGDSPLIGFIGKETLYKAVLEVQPWGRVLIALAVASSAFLVVVTFLVGFRPFLGKPRPEFQKVHEAPVAMLAGPLILALSGLLLGLFPDFFVGHLLEESVVSIISQRLGIEIVLWHGFNLVLLLSFVTLLAGVGLYLPRSFVLSRLEPLHLPGLVKPSIWYEEALSEILRFAAWLTSALQNGDLRRYLAVIILSALIPASLMLFSAGGFSVTLPADLSATPYEIALALIIVLATGLLLMSDSRLKAIVSMDVLGFGVGIIFIIYGASDVALTTFAIETLNVILFVLALAHLPKFTNRSRPSGRFRDGLIAASAGIFMTLTVLQVTSTDLSSRLKEYFGSASLPDGHGRNVVNVILVDFRALDTLGEITVLAIAAIGVFTLLKLRTGKTD from the coding sequence GTGGAAGGCGATGCCGGTGACGGCGGCGCTGGCGTCATTTTCGATGATGGGGGTGATTCCCCGTTGATCGGCTTCATAGGTAAGGAGACGCTCTACAAGGCGGTGCTCGAAGTGCAGCCGTGGGGTCGGGTGCTCATCGCGCTTGCGGTGGCGTCGAGCGCGTTCCTCGTGGTGGTGACCTTCCTCGTCGGCTTCCGCCCGTTCCTCGGCAAGCCGCGGCCCGAGTTCCAGAAGGTGCACGAAGCGCCGGTGGCGATGCTCGCCGGTCCGCTCATCCTTGCGCTTTCGGGGCTATTGCTCGGGCTGTTTCCGGACTTTTTCGTAGGCCACCTGCTCGAAGAGTCCGTCGTCAGCATCATCTCGCAACGGCTCGGCATAGAAATCGTGCTCTGGCATGGCTTCAATCTGGTGCTGCTCCTGAGCTTCGTCACGCTTCTCGCGGGGGTCGGCCTCTACCTGCCGAGATCATTCGTGCTTTCGCGCCTGGAGCCACTTCATCTGCCGGGTCTCGTCAAGCCATCGATCTGGTACGAAGAGGCGCTGTCGGAGATACTGCGGTTTGCCGCCTGGCTCACCTCAGCGTTGCAGAACGGCGACCTGCGGCGCTATCTCGCGGTCATCATTCTTTCGGCGCTCATTCCTGCGTCGCTGATGCTCTTCAGCGCTGGCGGTTTTTCGGTGACGCTGCCCGCTGATCTTTCGGCCACGCCGTATGAAATTGCGCTGGCCCTGATTATCGTGCTGGCGACAGGGCTGCTGCTGATGAGCGATTCGCGCCTGAAGGCGATCGTGTCGATGGACGTGCTCGGCTTTGGTGTCGGCATCATTTTCATCATTTACGGCGCGTCCGACGTGGCGCTGACCACCTTCGCCATCGAAACGCTCAACGTCATCCTGTTCGTGCTGGCGCTGGCCCATCTGCCGAAATTCACCAACCGCTCCCGCCCCTCTGGACGCTTTCGCGACGGCCTTATCGCCGCGTCGGCGGGAATTTTCATGACCCTGACCGTGCTTCAGGTCACCTCCACCGATCTGTCTTCCCGGCTCAAGGAGTACTTCGGCAGCGCCAGCTTGCCCGACGGACATGGGCGGAATGTGGTGAATGTCATTCTCGTGGATTTCAGGGCGCTCGATACGCTTGGTGAAATTACGGTGCTTGCCATCGCAGCTATCGGCGTGTTCACCCTGCTCAAACTCAGAACCGGAAAAACGGATTGA
- a CDS encoding Na+/H+ antiporter subunit B, whose protein sequence is MNSLILSTSSRYLLVLLQLFSMFLLLRGHNEPGGGFAGGLVVAAAYALYFIANGVTEARRVFRFEPLTVEVAGLGVALVSTLPSILGGMEFMRSVWFNTGISVIGKVGAPLLFDIGVYLLVLGITLKIVFSLAGEDEV, encoded by the coding sequence ATGAATTCGCTGATCCTTTCGACATCCTCCCGCTACCTGCTGGTGCTGTTGCAGCTCTTTTCGATGTTTCTGCTCCTGCGCGGGCATAACGAGCCGGGCGGCGGTTTTGCGGGCGGGCTGGTGGTGGCGGCGGCTTACGCGCTCTACTTCATCGCCAACGGCGTCACCGAGGCGCGGCGCGTGTTTCGCTTCGAGCCGCTCACGGTGGAGGTCGCGGGCCTTGGCGTGGCGCTCGTGAGCACGCTTCCGTCGATTCTGGGCGGCATGGAGTTCATGCGGAGCGTCTGGTTTAACACCGGCATTTCGGTAATCGGCAAGGTTGGCGCGCCGCTACTCTTCGACATCGGGGTCTATCTGCTGGTGCTCGGCATCACCCTCAAAATCGTCTTTTCGCTGGCCGGGGAGGATGAAGTATGA